The Candidatus Paceibacterota bacterium genomic sequence ATAAAGTATACATCAAAAAAACAAAAAACCCACCCTCAGCGTGACAGGTGGGTTTCATGGGTTGGTTGGTTTCGAGCATTGATTTTTTCTGAAAAAACTATATACTCATATTAAATAAATGTCAATATTAAGCCATATCTTTAAAAAACAGTCCAAAAGAGTGTATTTAGACTATGCGTCTACCACGCCGCTTGACCCGCGGGTCATAAAGGCCATGAAAGTCTCAGGCCTTTTCGCCAATCCGTCTTCTCTTTATGAAGAAGCAGTGGCAGTCTCTAAAAAAATAGCTGAGGCCCGGACAGATATTGCTAGGGCGCTTGGTGGGCACGCTGATGAAATAGTCTTTACTAGTGGCGGGACGGAGAGTAATAATCTCGCCCTTAGGGGTGTGGTTGAAGCATCCTTTGAAAAAGAGCCTTTCAGAAAAAATCAAAAAATTCCGCACATTGTTACTTCTGTGATTGAGCACAGCTCTATCCTCGAGACGTGTAGAGATCTTGAAAAAAGTGGACAGGCTGAGGTGACCTATGTACCCGCTGGTGCCGATGGGCGAGTAGATCCATCCGAAATTAAAAAATCCATCCGACCAGAAACAATCCTCATCTCAATAATGTATGTCAACAACGAAATCGGCACAATCCAACCAATCAAAGAAATTGCCAAGATCGTGCGTGAAGAAAGAAAAAAACGTGGAGAAGAATCCACAACCACACTCTATTTCCACACTGATGCTTGCCAGGCTGCTCTCTACTGTCCACTGGGCGTGCCACAGCTCGGGGTGGATATGTTGACGCTTGATGCCTCAAAAACTTATGGCCCAAAAGGCAGCGGCCTGCTTTTTGTGCGACGAGGGGTGGAGATCAAACCAATCATCACCGGCGGCGGCCAAGAGCGGGGCCTGCGATCGGGTACAGAAAATCTGGCGGGGATTATTGGCCTAGCCACAGCCCTGAAAATTGCCGACGCCGAAAAGGAAAAAGAAATCCTACGGGTATGGAAACTTCGCGACTACCTTTTGAAAAAAATCCTAGAAATAAAACCAAAAGTCCGGTCGAATATCTCAAATGACCACAATACCGAAATCGCTCCCAATTTTATCAATGTTTGTTTTCCTGGATCTGACGCTGAATACCTAGTCCTGCAGCTGGATGTGAAAGGTTTTTGCGTCTCATCTGTATCAAGCTGTAGGACGGTGTCAGAAGATTCGTCTTCGTACGTTATAGAAGCCGTTAGGAGAAGCGATCCCACGGCCGTCGATTGCAGTAAAAGTTCTCTCCGCATCACCCTAGGACGCTACACAAAAAAGCCAGACATAGAAGCCTTTCTGAAAGCGATTGCCCAAATCATTTATTAAGCTATAATAAGCCCAAATATATGCCTCCATTCAACCATTTTACAACCAAAGCCAAGGAAGCCATCCGCAAAGCCCACGAGCTTGCCATTGAGCGCGGCCAAAACCATGTCAATCCTCTTCATTTGCTCATTGCTCTCCTGATACAAGAGGAGAGTATGGTCATATCTATTTTGGATAAGCTGGAAGTAGATACAATTCTTTTGACGGACTCTGTGCTAGAGCAGCTCGAAGCGCCAGAGGCTTCCGCTACCATCGCACCTTCATATCAGCTCTATCTCACCCCAGAGCTCGCGCAGATTATTGAAAATTCTTCACGAGTCGCGGCTGACCTCAAGGATGAGTTTGTTTCGACGGAGCATCTTTTCATTTCGTTCTTTGACGTGGCTTCGAGCGCGCGTGAAATTTTGGCTAAATTTAAAATTGAAAAGCAATCAGTCATGAATGCCCTAGAGGTATTGAAAGAAAGCAAGGCAGGAGAGACAACTACTCCTAAAAAGCTGAAAGCCATAGCTAAATATACTCGTAACCTCACCAATCTTGCCCGTGAAAATAAGCTCGATCCTGTCATTGGACGAGATACTGAAATCGGTCGGGTTATTCAGATCCTTTCTCGGCGCACCAAAAATAATCCTATCCTGATTGGTGAAGCCGGCGTGGGTAAAACGGCTATCACTGAGGGCCTAGCCAATCGGATCGCTATGGGTGACGTACCAGAATCTCTCAAAGACAAGGAGCTAGTTTCTCTCGATCTTGGGATTTTGGTGGCTGGCACAAAATATCGCGGAGAATTTGAAGAGCGCTTGAAGAATATTTTAAAAGAAATTGAAAAGTCAGATGGAAAAATTATTCTTTTTATAGATGAAATTCATACCATTGTCGGAGCAGGGGCTTCAGAAGGGTCCCTCGACGCTTCCAACATGCTCAAACCGGCGCTTTCTCGAGGAGAGCTTCGGGCGATAGGGGCAACTACCTTGCGGGAATATCAAAAACACATTGAAAAAGATCCAGCCCTCACTCGCCGTTTTCAGCCGGTCTATGTCAACGAGCCATCACTCGAGGATGCCGTAGCTATTCTTCGTGGCTTAAAGGAAAAATATGAGCTCTATCACGGCGTGCGCATTACAGACGACGCTATCGTGTCCGCCGTCAATCTCTCCAGCCGCTATATCACTGACCGTTTCTTGCCTGATAAAGCGGTAGATCTGATCGATGAAGCGGCTTCTTCCCTCAAGATTTCCTTGGAAAATAAGCCGCCGGTCCTTGAGGATGCTCACCGGAGGATCATGCGCCTTGAGATTGAGCGCGAAGCTTTAAAAAAGGAAGCAGAAATCAAGGGCGGTGAAAAAAGTGAGTCCGCCAAAAATGCCAAAGCTCGCATCAAGGATATTGAAAAAGACATCGCTGATCTGCGCGAAAAAACTTCCGAAATAGAACTTAAGTGGACCAATGAAAAGGAAATCCTGAGTGCCATCAAGAGTATTAAAAAACAGCTTGAGACTTTTCGTCAGGAAGCCGAAAGAGCCGAGGCCAGAGCAGATTTGTCTAAAGCTGCTGAAATACGGTATTCAAAAATTCCTAGCCTGGAAAAAGATCTTGAGACCAAGAGCAAGCGTTTGAAAAAACTACAAAGCTTCCGTCGTATTTTAAAAGAAGAAATTGTGGAAAATGATATTGCGGAAGTGGTGGCTCGTTGGACTGGCGTGCCAGTCACTCGCATGCTCGAAGAAGAGGCCGAGAAGCTCAATCGGATGGAAAATGAGCTTCGCAAGGCCGTGGTTGGTCAGGATGAAGCGGTCAAAAAAATCGCCGACACCGTCAAGCGCTCTCGGGCAGGTATTTCAGACCCCAACCGTCCGATCGGTTCATTTATTTTCCTTGGTCCGACTGGCGTGGGCAAGACTGAGCTGACCAAAGCCCTAGCGCAATTTATGTTTGATGATGAAAAGGCGCTTATTCGGGTAGATATGTCTGAGTACATGGAAAAACATTCCGTTTCCAAGATTATTGGCGCTCCCGCTGGATATGTTGGCTATGATGAGGGCGGGCAGCTGACTGAGCAGGTCCGTCATCGTCCATACTCCGTTATTCTCTTTGATGAGATTGAAAAGGCTCATCCTGAGATTTTCAACGTGCTTTTGCAGGTGCTCGACAACGGCCGTTTGACTGATGCCAAGGGCCGCATGGTCAACTTTAAAAATACTATTATCATCATGACTTCCAACATTGGCGCACAGTTTATCGATCGCATGCAGAAGATTGGTTTTAGTATGACGACGGATGGCGAGGCGGCCAACGACAAAGAAAACTATGATGGCGTTAAAACCAAAGTGATGGACGCACTCAAGGATCACTTCCGCCCAGAATTTTTAAATCGTCTCGATGAGATTGTCCTTTTTGATGTGCTCAAGCCTGAAGCGATTCGCAAGATTGTGGAAATCGAAGTCGGCAAAGTCATCAAGCGTTTGCTGGAAAAAGAAATTGCGCTCAATGTTTCAGATGCTGTTTTGAATTATCTCGCCAAGGAAGGCTACAATCCTCAGTATGGTGCCCGTCCGCTCAAGCGCCTGATCCAAAATAAAATTCTCAATCCAGTGGCTTCGCTGATTATTTCCTCAGGGATCAATAAAGGGGGGACAGTGACGGTAGATATTGATGCTAAAAAAATAGGCGAGTTTTCTTTTGAGGTGAAAAAGGGGAAGCGCACTGCCCCAGTAAAAAGTTTGAAAAAAAGTGGTTTCTTGGAAAAAACTAAAGCCTAGGGTATACTAATCCGCACATGCGTAGGTGGCGGAGTGGTCAATCGCAACAGACTGTAAATCTGTCGCCCTATGGGCTTCGGGGGTTCAAATCCCTCCCTACGCACACAAAACAGATACTAGAAAAACGCAATAGAAAACACCCAGCTCGGGCTGGGTGTTTTGGTTACTAAGTTTTGATGGGGGGCTATTTCCACCAGCCACCTTCGTCTTCATCCTTTTTGAGGGATTTGACGAGGGCCTCGACGCGCCGCTTGAGTTCGTCGAGAGCGATCTGCGATTTGGTGGCAAATTCCTCCAGCTCAGCGTCGTGGCTGATGAGAGAACTGGCATGGACCTGCTCCTTGATGGCCAACCACTCCAGATCGGTGATACCGATGCCGATGAGAGCTTCACCAGTTTCCAAAGCCTGGCGCTTGGTCACTAGCCAACCAGTCTTGGTGCCGTCGCTTGAGACAATCCTGGCCATGAGGCCTTGTACCCCCCCCTCAACTTCAAAATAACCGGAACGGACGATTAGATTACTCATAAGTTTTCCTCAATTTTTCTGGGTATAAAATAATATAGATTGATGATGTTGTCAAGCCTGAAGAGAGGAATAAACGGAGACGGGAAGATATTTTGTTTGACTTCAGCTGGTCAATATAGTATCCTTGGGAAACACTAAATATAAACATATGTCACAAGACAATCTCATCATTTTAAAAAACAAGGAGACAGGCGAGGCGTATTATACTCGCAAAAACAAGCGCAAAGTACCTCGAAAAATTGAGCTCAAAAAGTTCAGTAAAAAACTCCGCAAGCACGTCATTTTCAAGGAGGCTAAAAAGTAGTTTCTAAAATAAATCCTTTGATTTTCTCGGATAAAGAACGCCAAGCGCCTCTCGCCCTAAAAGATACCGAGCCAAGTCACTTGGCTCGGTATCTTTTTGCAAGTAGTTTTTTGACTAAAAATGACAGTGTTTTGGATGCCCCGTGTGGAAGTGGGTACGGATCAAAACAATTGGCCAGTAAGGCTGGAAAAGTTAGAGGTGTAGATATTTTTCAAGGCGCCATCAATCACGCAAAAGAATTTTTTTCTGATCCCAAGATTTCCTTTATAGTTGGCGATGTTGAAAAACTAAATGAAATCGTTGAAGCTAAAAGCCTCGATGTTGTAGTTAGTTTTGAGGGCATTGAACATCTCCACGATCAAGTTAAATTTTTAAGCGCAGTGAAGGAAAGTTTGAAGACCAACGGCATTTTTATTGTCTCAACTCCAAGGAAACCCCAC encodes the following:
- a CDS encoding cysteine desulfurase family protein, producing MSILSHIFKKQSKRVYLDYASTTPLDPRVIKAMKVSGLFANPSSLYEEAVAVSKKIAEARTDIARALGGHADEIVFTSGGTESNNLALRGVVEASFEKEPFRKNQKIPHIVTSVIEHSSILETCRDLEKSGQAEVTYVPAGADGRVDPSEIKKSIRPETILISIMYVNNEIGTIQPIKEIAKIVREERKKRGEESTTTLYFHTDACQAALYCPLGVPQLGVDMLTLDASKTYGPKGSGLLFVRRGVEIKPIITGGGQERGLRSGTENLAGIIGLATALKIADAEKEKEILRVWKLRDYLLKKILEIKPKVRSNISNDHNTEIAPNFINVCFPGSDAEYLVLQLDVKGFCVSSVSSCRTVSEDSSSYVIEAVRRSDPTAVDCSKSSLRITLGRYTKKPDIEAFLKAIAQIIY
- a CDS encoding class I SAM-dependent methyltransferase; the encoded protein is MIFSDKERQAPLALKDTEPSHLARYLFASSFLTKNDSVLDAPCGSGYGSKQLASKAGKVRGVDIFQGAINHAKEFFSDPKISFIVGDVEKLNEIVEAKSLDVVVSFEGIEHLHDQVKFLSAVKESLKTNGIFIVSTPRKPHGSPYHTVEFSQQEFIDILSKKFVIEKMFGQIFTDIFDMNERKEDPHSHKRFNFIAICRPKEEGK
- a CDS encoding AAA family ATPase, which gives rise to MPPFNHFTTKAKEAIRKAHELAIERGQNHVNPLHLLIALLIQEESMVISILDKLEVDTILLTDSVLEQLEAPEASATIAPSYQLYLTPELAQIIENSSRVAADLKDEFVSTEHLFISFFDVASSAREILAKFKIEKQSVMNALEVLKESKAGETTTPKKLKAIAKYTRNLTNLARENKLDPVIGRDTEIGRVIQILSRRTKNNPILIGEAGVGKTAITEGLANRIAMGDVPESLKDKELVSLDLGILVAGTKYRGEFEERLKNILKEIEKSDGKIILFIDEIHTIVGAGASEGSLDASNMLKPALSRGELRAIGATTLREYQKHIEKDPALTRRFQPVYVNEPSLEDAVAILRGLKEKYELYHGVRITDDAIVSAVNLSSRYITDRFLPDKAVDLIDEAASSLKISLENKPPVLEDAHRRIMRLEIEREALKKEAEIKGGEKSESAKNAKARIKDIEKDIADLREKTSEIELKWTNEKEILSAIKSIKKQLETFRQEAERAEARADLSKAAEIRYSKIPSLEKDLETKSKRLKKLQSFRRILKEEIVENDIAEVVARWTGVPVTRMLEEEAEKLNRMENELRKAVVGQDEAVKKIADTVKRSRAGISDPNRPIGSFIFLGPTGVGKTELTKALAQFMFDDEKALIRVDMSEYMEKHSVSKIIGAPAGYVGYDEGGQLTEQVRHRPYSVILFDEIEKAHPEIFNVLLQVLDNGRLTDAKGRMVNFKNTIIIMTSNIGAQFIDRMQKIGFSMTTDGEAANDKENYDGVKTKVMDALKDHFRPEFLNRLDEIVLFDVLKPEAIRKIVEIEVGKVIKRLLEKEIALNVSDAVLNYLAKEGYNPQYGARPLKRLIQNKILNPVASLIISSGINKGGTVTVDIDAKKIGEFSFEVKKGKRTAPVKSLKKSGFLEKTKA
- the rpmG gene encoding 50S ribosomal protein L33 produces the protein MSQDNLIILKNKETGEAYYTRKNKRKVPRKIELKKFSKKLRKHVIFKEAKK